One genomic region from Halococcus qingdaonensis encodes:
- a CDS encoding helix-turn-helix domain-containing protein yields the protein MIDECLVVEFRVRDDDCPLADATRAAGIEIDAQPPQLRADGNALLSFTAPESPEFATALDGDERIRYLHLARVDGRQNGRCLSKQPCVVHDLVSAGLIVESLRYREGSATVTGAVVGHDVLRGVLNTAGETVGVALERAYPLQADDEGAIATRWNVTPRQEEALRAAVERGYFTVPRGATAAEVADDIGISKSAFIERLHRGQHALFSQLFA from the coding sequence GTGATCGACGAGTGTCTCGTCGTCGAGTTCCGCGTGCGTGACGACGACTGCCCGCTGGCCGACGCCACGCGGGCGGCGGGCATCGAGATCGACGCCCAGCCGCCACAGCTGCGCGCCGACGGCAACGCCCTGCTGAGCTTCACCGCCCCCGAATCGCCCGAATTCGCGACGGCGCTCGACGGCGACGAGCGCATCCGCTATCTCCACCTCGCCAGGGTCGACGGGCGACAGAACGGTCGCTGTCTCTCGAAACAGCCCTGTGTGGTCCACGACCTCGTGAGCGCGGGCCTCATCGTCGAATCGCTGCGCTATCGCGAGGGCAGTGCGACCGTCACCGGTGCAGTCGTCGGACACGACGTCCTCAGGGGCGTGCTGAACACCGCCGGTGAGACCGTCGGCGTCGCGCTCGAACGTGCCTACCCGCTCCAGGCCGACGACGAGGGGGCGATCGCGACGCGCTGGAACGTGACTCCCAGACAGGAGGAGGCGCTCAGGGCGGCCGTCGAGCGTGGCTACTTCACCGTTCCGCGGGGTGCGACCGCCGCGGAGGTCGCCGACGATATCGGGATCAGTAAATCGGCCTTCATCGAGCGCCTCCATCGCGGCCAGCACGCGCTGTTCTCGCAGCTGTTCGCCTGA
- the paaA gene encoding 1,2-phenylacetyl-CoA epoxidase subunit PaaA: MDLDTVKERAGPRQFSPDDDMPRKYREAATRMIQFHANSEIMGAYLERPFIREAPSLDRKLAYSAKTQDELGHGQLLYRAAESLGIKTREQMLDELANGEGKFLNCFHYPMESWVETPMIAFFVDGAAMRRQATLKRTSWEPYAHAMDKVVFEEGFHIKHGESILKELATGSKREQEMVQDAFETWWPRIIQFFGPTDDDSTHHDFSAEVGLKQMTNDELRQSFLNQYLPKAEKYGLEIPDTPTIEQDENGNYRVAEDELDWEEFFQIAKNEYDPGRGQINSRKRAHDAVEWVRETLDEYETTTSGHAPQAAD; encoded by the coding sequence ATGGACCTCGACACAGTGAAAGAGCGCGCCGGGCCGCGCCAGTTCAGCCCGGACGACGACATGCCGCGGAAGTACCGCGAGGCGGCGACGCGGATGATCCAGTTCCACGCGAACTCGGAGATCATGGGTGCGTATCTCGAACGGCCGTTCATCCGTGAGGCCCCGAGCCTCGACCGCAAACTGGCCTACTCGGCGAAGACCCAGGACGAGCTCGGCCACGGCCAACTGTTGTATCGAGCGGCCGAGTCGCTGGGAATCAAGACGCGCGAGCAGATGCTCGACGAACTCGCCAACGGGGAGGGGAAGTTCCTCAACTGTTTCCACTACCCGATGGAGTCGTGGGTCGAGACGCCGATGATCGCCTTCTTCGTCGACGGCGCGGCGATGCGCCGGCAGGCCACCCTCAAGCGAACGAGCTGGGAGCCGTACGCCCACGCGATGGACAAGGTCGTCTTCGAGGAGGGGTTCCACATCAAACACGGCGAGTCCATCCTGAAGGAGCTCGCCACAGGCTCGAAACGCGAACAGGAGATGGTGCAGGACGCCTTCGAGACCTGGTGGCCGCGCATCATCCAATTCTTCGGGCCGACCGACGACGACTCGACCCATCACGACTTCTCCGCCGAGGTCGGGCTGAAGCAGATGACCAACGACGAGCTCCGGCAGTCGTTCCTCAACCAGTATCTCCCGAAAGCCGAAAAATACGGGCTCGAGATCCCGGATACGCCGACCATCGAGCAGGACGAGAATGGGAATTATCGGGTCGCCGAGGACGAACTCGACTGGGAGGAGTTCTTCCAGATCGCCAAAAACGAGTACGATCCCGGTCGGGGCCAGATCAACTCGCGCAAGCGCGCCCACGACGCGGTCGAGTGGGTTCGCGAGACGCTCGACGAGTACGAAACCACCACGAGCGGCCACGCGCCGCAGGCGGCCGACTGA
- the paaB gene encoding 1,2-phenylacetyl-CoA epoxidase subunit PaaB: MIWEVFRQEGAGKYHTHCGNVHAPDREMALMFAQIQHGRRKPTHSIWVTPQQEIGEVNEDGATFGGTTDKGYRWATQYNITAAAEEVADSESEQADAEKERGRR; encoded by the coding sequence ATGATTTGGGAAGTGTTCCGACAGGAGGGAGCCGGCAAGTACCACACCCACTGCGGGAACGTCCACGCGCCGGATCGCGAGATGGCGCTCATGTTCGCACAGATTCAGCACGGCCGGCGCAAGCCCACCCACAGCATCTGGGTCACGCCACAGCAGGAGATCGGTGAGGTGAACGAGGACGGCGCGACCTTCGGCGGCACCACGGACAAGGGCTACCGCTGGGCGACCCAGTACAACATCACGGCCGCCGCCGAGGAGGTCGCAGACTCCGAAAGCGAGCAGGCCGACGCCGAGAAGGAACGGGGGCGGCGCTGA
- the paaC gene encoding 1,2-phenylacetyl-CoA epoxidase subunit PaaC → MATTESLSGPNDLDERERAAVESLLYRLADDEFVLADRYTDWQVRAPTVESDIAIANIAQDELGHARLWYDLLEDFGHSEPDLIWERDPDSFRHSTLCELPFAEGDWADAIVRSYLYDEAEILRLRALEDSSYPRIRDRVGKVMGEEDYHREHAENWLRRLVGGDEGRERVQDAADELFPYALTLFEETEDDEAIDDLGIRTRSLADMRDEWVETVTGTLTEVGIDARAPATDEDGRVVSDELPDHVGRDGDHTDHWTTHYDEITNTYRELGRDHAARLMEDPDDE, encoded by the coding sequence ATGGCCACCACCGAGAGCCTCTCCGGGCCGAACGATCTCGACGAGCGCGAGCGCGCGGCCGTCGAAAGCCTGCTCTACCGGCTGGCCGACGACGAGTTCGTCCTCGCTGACCGCTACACCGACTGGCAGGTGCGCGCGCCCACGGTCGAATCCGACATCGCGATCGCCAACATCGCCCAGGACGAACTCGGCCACGCGCGGCTCTGGTACGACCTGCTGGAGGACTTCGGCCACTCCGAGCCGGACCTGATCTGGGAGCGCGACCCCGATAGCTTCCGGCACAGCACGCTCTGTGAACTGCCCTTCGCCGAGGGCGATTGGGCCGACGCCATCGTGCGGAGCTATCTCTACGACGAAGCGGAGATCCTTCGATTGCGGGCGCTCGAAGACTCCTCGTACCCGCGCATCCGTGACCGCGTCGGCAAGGTGATGGGCGAGGAGGACTATCACCGCGAGCACGCCGAGAACTGGCTCCGCCGGCTCGTGGGCGGCGACGAGGGACGCGAGCGCGTCCAAGACGCCGCCGACGAACTGTTTCCCTACGCGCTGACGCTGTTCGAGGAAACCGAGGACGACGAAGCGATCGACGACCTGGGGATCCGCACCCGCTCGCTTGCCGATATGCGCGACGAGTGGGTCGAGACCGTCACCGGGACGCTGACCGAGGTCGGGATCGACGCTCGCGCACCCGCGACCGATGAAGACGGACGGGTGGTGAGCGACGAACTACCCGATCACGTCGGGCGGGATGGCGACCACACCGATCACTGGACGACTCACTACGACGAGATCACGAACACCTACCGCGAGCTCGGTCGCGATCACGCGGCGCGGCTGATGGAGGATCCCGACGATGAGTAG
- the paaD gene encoding 1,2-phenylacetyl-CoA epoxidase subunit PaaD — protein MSSESGIDPEFDPDAKYCAYTDYESGETVEALPATGKGSTGIERAVWDALYEIDDPEMPISIVDLGLIYGVTVDEGHARVDMTLTYTGCPARDMLQETVRKRIAAVEGVDDAELRLVWSPEWTVEMVTEQGKNDLREFGLSI, from the coding sequence ATGAGTAGCGAGTCAGGTATCGATCCCGAGTTCGACCCGGACGCCAAATACTGTGCGTACACCGACTACGAATCGGGCGAGACCGTCGAAGCGCTGCCCGCGACCGGTAAGGGAAGTACCGGGATCGAGCGCGCGGTCTGGGACGCGCTCTACGAGATCGACGATCCCGAGATGCCGATCAGCATCGTCGATCTGGGGCTGATCTACGGGGTCACGGTCGACGAAGGCCACGCACGGGTCGACATGACGCTTACCTACACCGGGTGTCCGGCGCGCGACATGCTTCAGGAGACCGTTCGCAAGCGAATCGCGGCGGTCGAGGGCGTCGACGATGCCGAACTGCGGCTCGTCTGGTCGCCCGAGTGGACCGTCGAGATGGTCACCGAACAGGGCAAAAACGACCTCCGGGAGTTCGGGTTGAGCATCTGA
- the paaE gene encoding 1,2-phenylacetyl-CoA epoxidase subunit PaaE produces MNRTTDPSVETTGKDERAECPYCESTNTEREHPKGPSLCRSMHYCHDCNQPFEKFE; encoded by the coding sequence ATGAATAGAACTACGGACCCGAGCGTCGAGACCACAGGGAAAGACGAGCGGGCTGAGTGCCCGTACTGCGAATCGACGAACACCGAGCGCGAGCATCCGAAAGGGCCATCGCTCTGTCGGTCGATGCACTACTGTCACGACTGCAACCAACCGTTCGAGAAGTTCGAATAA
- a CDS encoding aldehyde dehydrogenase family protein has protein sequence MSSETQQIDDSRDEIKDRHREARDELLADSYDHYIGGEWVESASGETFETRDPTTGELLAEAQAGNSEDVDRAVEAAWEAYETEWADTDGTKRQRLLTEIADRIEENRSEIARIETLDNGKPIREARADVALVADQFRYFAGAARTHGGETVPSGSGKSIQTLREPYGVIGAVVPWNFPLLIASWKLAPALAAGNCVVLKPAEQTPLSILRVMEEIDDVLPDGVVNVVTGYGEEAGAPLTGHSDVRKVSFTGSTAVGKEVMKAAAENVADVTLELGGKSPVVVFPDADVQQAVRVMMIAMFYNTGECCTAGTRLFVHEEIYEEFMDAFVESAEGLRMGDPLSKDTRLGPKVSEEQVERTLSYIEQAREDGARIVTGGKQPEDDALADGCFVVPTVIDEIDHDSEPVQEEIFGPVEEVFAWSDYDEMIEQANDVDYGLAAGLITNDLSKANRAARDIEAGNIWVNQYNDFPAGQPFGGFKQSGIGREQAEETLDHYSQTKTINMNL, from the coding sequence ATGTCTTCAGAAACACAGCAGATCGACGATAGCCGCGACGAGATCAAGGACCGCCACCGCGAGGCGCGCGACGAACTGCTCGCCGACTCGTACGACCACTACATCGGCGGCGAGTGGGTCGAAAGCGCTTCGGGCGAAACCTTCGAGACGCGCGACCCCACGACGGGCGAGCTGCTCGCGGAGGCACAGGCCGGCAACAGCGAGGATGTCGACCGCGCGGTCGAGGCAGCGTGGGAGGCCTACGAGACCGAGTGGGCCGACACCGACGGGACGAAACGCCAGCGCCTGCTCACCGAGATCGCCGATCGCATCGAGGAGAATCGAAGCGAAATCGCGCGGATCGAGACGCTCGACAACGGCAAACCGATCCGCGAGGCGCGCGCCGACGTCGCGCTCGTCGCCGACCAGTTCCGCTACTTCGCGGGCGCGGCCCGCACGCACGGCGGCGAGACCGTTCCCTCGGGAAGTGGCAAATCGATCCAGACGCTCCGCGAACCCTACGGTGTGATCGGCGCGGTCGTGCCCTGGAATTTCCCGCTGCTGATTGCTTCATGGAAGCTCGCGCCGGCGCTGGCCGCCGGCAACTGCGTCGTGCTCAAACCCGCCGAACAGACCCCGCTGTCGATCCTCAGAGTCATGGAGGAGATCGACGACGTGCTTCCCGATGGCGTCGTCAACGTCGTGACGGGCTACGGCGAGGAGGCGGGCGCGCCGCTGACGGGTCACTCCGACGTGCGAAAGGTCTCCTTCACGGGATCGACCGCGGTCGGCAAGGAGGTCATGAAGGCCGCCGCGGAGAACGTCGCGGATGTGACCCTCGAACTCGGTGGAAAGAGCCCCGTGGTGGTGTTCCCGGATGCCGACGTCCAGCAGGCGGTGCGGGTGATGATGATCGCCATGTTCTACAACACCGGCGAGTGTTGCACCGCTGGAACGAGACTATTCGTCCACGAGGAGATCTACGAGGAGTTCATGGATGCCTTCGTCGAGAGCGCCGAGGGGCTCCGGATGGGCGATCCGCTCTCGAAGGATACTCGATTGGGCCCCAAAGTCTCCGAGGAGCAGGTCGAGCGCACGCTCTCGTACATCGAGCAGGCCAGGGAGGACGGCGCACGGATCGTGACTGGTGGGAAGCAGCCCGAAGACGACGCTCTCGCGGACGGCTGTTTCGTCGTCCCCACGGTGATCGACGAGATCGACCACGATTCCGAACCCGTGCAGGAGGAGATCTTCGGCCCCGTGGAAGAGGTCTTCGCGTGGTCGGACTACGATGAAATGATCGAGCAGGCCAACGACGTCGATTACGGGCTCGCGGCGGGGCTCATCACGAACGACCTGTCGAAGGCGAATCGCGCCGCACGGGACATCGAGGCGGGCAACATCTGGGTCAACCAGTACAACGACTTCCCCGCGGGCCAGCCGTTCGGCGGGTTCAAACAGTCGGGTATCGGCCGCGAGCAGGCCGAAGAGACCCTCGATCACTACTCGCAGACCAAGACGATCAACATGAATCTGTAG
- a CDS encoding Zn-ribbon domain-containing OB-fold protein: MSLTHDGWTAALEDGDLLGVRCGDCGATYGTPFAVCNDCGGRDLETTELPEEGEVYSETTVQVPPTGFEGPYQVGTVQLDGARVTARIEGDVEIGDRVVFDGAIDESGEIAPVFRAE, translated from the coding sequence ATGAGCCTCACGCACGACGGCTGGACAGCAGCACTCGAAGACGGCGACCTGCTCGGCGTGCGCTGTGGTGACTGTGGGGCGACCTACGGTACGCCGTTCGCCGTCTGTAACGATTGTGGCGGCCGCGATCTGGAAACGACCGAACTCCCCGAAGAGGGCGAGGTTTATTCGGAAACGACGGTCCAGGTGCCGCCGACGGGCTTCGAGGGCCCGTATCAGGTTGGGACTGTGCAACTCGACGGCGCGCGCGTGACCGCCCGGATTGAGGGTGACGTCGAGATCGGCGATCGCGTGGTCTTCGACGGCGCTATCGACGAATCAGGGGAGATCGCACCGGTCTTCCGCGCCGAGTAG
- a CDS encoding thiolase C-terminal domain-containing protein produces the protein MTRASVVGADMTTFGVHESTLSELFAEAALGAYDDARVDPDEIDALYFGNAMGGQTENDTHLAPGVASQVGLAGVPCQRYEDACATSANAFKNAVEAVEAGIHDTVLVGGVERCTPETGLGTGEMTRIFASASDRHYEQPTGLTFPGVFALLTKRHMHEHGTTEEQLAHVAVKNHKNGTRNPNAHFGKETTVEEVLDSPIVADPFHLMDCCPFSDGASAVIVTSDDRADSFDDPVDVSGVGHATDVVPLSAKPVPHATQAARDAAAQAYEQAGTSADEMAFAEVHDCFTGAEVMASEAIGFFEDGEGGSAAAEGRTGMNGDRPINPSGGLKAKGHPIGATGTAQIVELTEQLRGDTGERQIDGAEKAVAHNLGGDAATTVVSVMEVRG, from the coding sequence ATGACACGAGCAAGCGTCGTGGGTGCCGACATGACGACGTTCGGCGTCCACGAAAGCACGCTGTCGGAGCTGTTCGCCGAGGCGGCGCTCGGCGCGTACGACGACGCCAGGGTCGATCCGGACGAGATCGACGCGCTCTACTTCGGCAACGCGATGGGCGGCCAGACCGAAAACGACACCCATCTCGCCCCGGGGGTCGCCTCCCAGGTCGGTCTCGCGGGCGTGCCCTGCCAGCGCTACGAGGACGCGTGTGCGACTTCCGCGAACGCGTTCAAGAACGCCGTCGAGGCCGTCGAGGCGGGGATCCACGACACAGTATTGGTGGGTGGCGTCGAGCGCTGCACGCCCGAGACAGGGTTGGGCACTGGCGAGATGACGCGCATCTTCGCCTCCGCTTCGGATCGCCACTACGAGCAGCCGACAGGACTCACTTTCCCGGGCGTGTTCGCGCTGCTCACCAAACGCCACATGCACGAACACGGTACGACCGAGGAGCAGCTCGCCCACGTCGCCGTGAAGAACCACAAAAACGGGACTCGTAATCCGAACGCCCACTTCGGCAAAGAAACGACCGTCGAAGAGGTGCTCGACTCGCCCATCGTCGCCGATCCGTTCCACCTGATGGACTGCTGTCCGTTTTCGGACGGTGCGAGCGCCGTGATCGTCACGAGCGACGACCGCGCCGACTCGTTCGATGACCCTGTGGACGTGAGCGGCGTCGGCCACGCGACGGACGTCGTCCCGTTGAGCGCGAAACCCGTCCCACACGCGACGCAGGCCGCCCGCGACGCCGCCGCGCAGGCCTACGAGCAGGCGGGGACGAGTGCTGATGAAATGGCCTTCGCCGAGGTTCACGACTGCTTCACCGGGGCCGAGGTGATGGCGAGCGAAGCGATCGGCTTCTTCGAGGACGGCGAGGGTGGTTCCGCAGCCGCGGAGGGGCGCACAGGAATGAACGGCGACCGACCGATCAACCCCTCGGGCGGGCTGAAGGCGAAGGGCCACCCGATCGGCGCTACCGGGACTGCGCAGATCGTCGAACTCACCGAACAGCTCCGGGGTGACACTGGCGAACGCCAGATCGACGGCGCGGAGAAGGCCGTGGCGCACAATCTTGGTGGCGACGCCGCGACAACTGTCGTGTCGGTTATGGAGGTGCGCGGATGA
- a CDS encoding class I adenylate-forming enzyme family protein, whose amino-acid sequence MRGLTFGHVAEANAKRHADEDCLVMETETGSESLTFAEFNERVDRVAHLLRERGVEAGDRIAVYMQNNVETLETYYGAMKLGALPVPVNHRFKDEEVGYVLRDSGACLCVFDSDATSTIHAVRESETPVEEYLYVGADTPSFADDFRTTRDAAADERIDVVPNRLDDAALLYTSGTTGQPKGCVLTHDNLLQNSVNTVYSAGFEENADRFLIVTPLFHIAALGVFNNTFYAGSTTHLVEEFDPVRTLEIIDEANITGSFFVPTMSRAMLAVAGFEEYDLSSFESYMTGAAPSSEELKRTVMNAFDADLYEVFGQTELSPVTTILHPGDALEKPDSIGKPIINVTLKIVDDDGAEVEQGAVGRAAYKGATAFREYLGMPEKTDDVFDDEGYFVSSDLVRRDEEGFVYFVDRHDDMIVSGGENVYPTEIEAALEDHEDIAAAGVVGVPDETWGERVKAVVVLREGISMTTDEVRSVVGDRLAAFKLPREVEFRESLPRNPTGKVIKSQLS is encoded by the coding sequence ATGCGCGGACTCACGTTCGGCCACGTGGCGGAGGCGAACGCCAAACGACACGCCGACGAGGACTGTCTCGTGATGGAGACCGAGACGGGTTCCGAGTCGCTCACCTTCGCCGAGTTCAACGAGCGCGTCGACCGAGTAGCACATCTGCTCCGCGAGCGCGGCGTCGAGGCGGGCGACCGGATTGCAGTGTACATGCAGAACAACGTCGAAACGCTGGAGACGTACTACGGCGCGATGAAACTCGGCGCGCTGCCGGTCCCGGTCAACCATCGGTTCAAGGACGAAGAAGTCGGCTACGTTCTCCGCGACAGCGGGGCGTGTCTCTGCGTGTTCGATAGCGACGCCACATCGACCATCCACGCCGTTCGAGAGAGCGAGACACCGGTCGAAGAGTATCTCTACGTCGGCGCGGACACGCCATCGTTCGCGGACGACTTCCGGACCACCCGCGACGCCGCAGCAGACGAGCGCATCGACGTGGTGCCGAACCGCTTGGACGATGCAGCGTTGCTGTACACCAGCGGAACGACGGGGCAACCGAAAGGCTGTGTTCTCACCCACGACAATCTGCTCCAGAACTCGGTGAATACGGTGTACAGCGCTGGATTCGAGGAAAACGCAGACAGATTCCTCATCGTCACACCGCTGTTCCACATCGCGGCGCTCGGGGTGTTCAACAACACCTTCTATGCCGGCTCCACGACCCATCTCGTCGAGGAGTTCGACCCCGTTCGCACCCTCGAAATCATCGACGAAGCGAACATCACCGGTTCGTTTTTCGTTCCGACGATGAGCCGCGCGATGCTCGCCGTTGCTGGTTTCGAGGAGTACGATCTCTCGTCGTTCGAGTCGTACATGACCGGTGCGGCCCCCTCAAGCGAGGAGCTCAAACGGACCGTGATGAACGCTTTCGATGCAGATCTCTACGAAGTGTTCGGCCAGACGGAGCTGTCGCCGGTGACGACCATTCTCCATCCCGGGGACGCGCTCGAAAAACCCGACAGCATCGGCAAGCCCATCATCAACGTCACACTCAAAATCGTCGACGACGACGGTGCGGAGGTCGAACAGGGGGCGGTCGGTCGTGCGGCCTACAAAGGTGCGACCGCGTTCCGCGAGTATCTCGGGATGCCCGAAAAGACCGACGACGTGTTCGACGACGAGGGGTATTTCGTCTCATCGGACCTCGTGCGCCGCGACGAGGAGGGGTTCGTCTATTTCGTCGATAGACACGACGACATGATAGTTTCCGGCGGCGAGAACGTCTATCCCACCGAAATCGAGGCCGCCCTCGAAGACCACGAAGACATCGCCGCGGCGGGTGTTGTCGGCGTTCCCGACGAGACGTGGGGCGAGCGCGTCAAAGCCGTGGTGGTTCTCCGCGAGGGGATCTCGATGACCACCGATGAGGTTCGATCGGTCGTCGGGGACCGTCTCGCGGCGTTCAAACTCCCGCGCGAGGTGGAGTTCCGCGAGAGCCTCCCGCGCAATCCCACCGGGAAAGTCATCAAGAGTCAGCTGTCGTAG
- a CDS encoding SDR family NAD(P)-dependent oxidoreductase, with the protein MELERFSLDGKVALVTGASRGIGEEIAVAMADAGARVVALARSEDDLEATVERIETNGDEAVTCTADVTEIAHVEAAFDRAEGVFGPVDVLVNNAGTNPYFGDARELAIETWEEIMNVNATGAFRCAREFARRIDERDGEGSVVNVASVGGVVGLPHQVPYTASKHALVGMTRTLAVEWAPAIRVNAIAPGYVKTEFTAGVRGNESIHEELLAEIPQDRFADPEEIAGAAIYLAGPAASYATGEIHVVDGGYAAH; encoded by the coding sequence ATGGAACTCGAACGGTTCTCGCTCGACGGGAAAGTCGCGCTCGTGACGGGTGCCAGCCGCGGCATCGGCGAGGAGATCGCCGTCGCGATGGCCGATGCCGGAGCGAGGGTGGTCGCGCTCGCGCGCTCCGAAGACGATCTCGAAGCGACCGTTGAGCGCATCGAGACGAACGGAGACGAGGCCGTCACCTGCACGGCGGACGTGACCGAGATAGCCCACGTCGAGGCGGCGTTCGACCGTGCTGAGGGCGTGTTCGGTCCGGTCGACGTACTCGTGAATAACGCCGGCACGAACCCGTATTTCGGCGATGCTCGGGAGCTCGCGATCGAGACCTGGGAGGAGATCATGAACGTGAACGCGACCGGGGCCTTCCGCTGTGCGCGCGAGTTCGCCCGCCGCATCGACGAGCGCGATGGCGAGGGAAGCGTCGTGAACGTCGCCAGCGTCGGCGGGGTCGTCGGGCTCCCTCACCAGGTCCCCTACACGGCCTCGAAGCACGCGCTGGTCGGCATGACGCGAACCCTCGCCGTCGAGTGGGCACCCGCCATCCGCGTCAACGCGATCGCCCCGGGCTACGTGAAGACCGAATTCACCGCGGGCGTCAGGGGAAACGAATCGATCCACGAGGAGCTCCTCGCCGAGATCCCACAGGATCGGTTCGCCGATCCCGAGGAGATCGCCGGCGCGGCGATCTATCTCGCAGGCCCGGCGGCCTCGTACGCCACCGGCGAGATCCACGTCGTCGACGGGGGCTACGCGGCCCACTGA
- a CDS encoding SDR family oxidoreductase has protein sequence MALATPDLSGHTAFITGTTRGIGKRIALALAEAGCNVVSTGKTVDDSDSDLDGTIHETAAECEERGVDAHAIQLNLRDEQQVEAAAAEAIDVFGEVDIVINNASAIQMAPVEELPANRFDLLTDVNIRGTYLTCRAFAPHLQEIGGGQILTNAPPVKMDRAPGEAAYAWSKMGMTFVTLSLASELRGTGISANSFWPVTAIDTRATRYFGMGTEDDWRSPAIVADTVLELLDRDEEFTGNAVYDEDVLREAGVTDFERYNCTEGDPTPLSAQLFDPDYERL, from the coding sequence ATGGCACTGGCGACTCCGGACCTGAGCGGTCACACGGCGTTCATCACCGGTACGACGCGGGGCATCGGCAAGCGGATCGCGCTCGCGCTCGCCGAGGCCGGCTGTAACGTCGTCTCGACGGGCAAGACCGTCGACGACAGCGATAGCGATCTCGACGGGACGATCCACGAGACCGCCGCCGAGTGCGAGGAGCGCGGCGTCGACGCACACGCCATCCAGCTGAACCTGCGCGACGAGCAGCAGGTCGAGGCGGCCGCCGCCGAGGCGATCGACGTCTTCGGCGAAGTCGATATCGTGATCAACAACGCGAGCGCCATCCAGATGGCACCCGTCGAGGAACTCCCAGCCAACCGGTTCGACCTGTTGACCGACGTGAACATCCGGGGGACCTATCTCACCTGTCGGGCGTTCGCTCCCCATCTCCAGGAGATCGGTGGCGGGCAGATCCTGACGAACGCGCCCCCGGTGAAGATGGATCGTGCACCCGGCGAGGCGGCCTACGCGTGGTCGAAGATGGGGATGACGTTCGTGACGCTCTCGCTCGCGAGCGAACTCCGCGGAACGGGGATCTCGGCCAACAGTTTCTGGCCCGTAACGGCCATCGACACGCGCGCGACGCGCTACTTCGGCATGGGAACGGAGGACGACTGGCGCTCGCCGGCCATCGTCGCCGATACCGTGCTCGAACTGCTCGACCGCGACGAGGAGTTCACCGGCAACGCCGTCTACGACGAGGACGTGCTCCGCGAGGCCGGCGTCACCGACTTCGAGCGCTACAACTGTACCGAGGGCGATCCGACCCCGCTCTCGGCACAACTGTTCGATCCCGACTACGAACGGCTGTAG
- a CDS encoding SOUL family heme-binding protein has protein sequence MNRARLGAIGAVTVGSALAVWSAFGVLRSRSAERVDYTVERTIDDRTEIRRYPELVRVETTGDSTREAFGRLFDYIQGANESRSDVSMTAPVRTDEGTGENAGDDKGAGEEIEMTAPVRTANGADSESVSMTAPVRTDTGDDGVEMGFYLPSKYTPNTAPRPTNSQVSLAVEAPRSVATRRFSWWRPDWRTRRQASKLLDSLADSDVEPVGEPFSLGYNDPSTPPFLRTNEVAVDVEWADAVPTAEASGGEDAPDLGGD, from the coding sequence ATGAATCGAGCACGGCTCGGAGCGATCGGTGCAGTGACGGTCGGGAGCGCACTCGCGGTCTGGAGCGCCTTTGGAGTGCTGCGCTCGCGATCGGCCGAACGGGTCGACTACACCGTCGAACGGACGATCGACGACCGGACCGAGATCAGGCGCTATCCGGAGCTCGTCCGCGTCGAAACAACAGGCGACTCGACACGCGAGGCGTTCGGTCGGCTGTTCGACTACATCCAGGGAGCGAACGAGTCGCGATCGGACGTCTCGATGACCGCTCCCGTACGGACCGACGAGGGCACTGGCGAGAACGCTGGCGATGACAAGGGGGCGGGGGAGGAAATCGAGATGACCGCACCCGTGCGGACGGCGAACGGTGCCGATTCGGAATCGGTGTCGATGACGGCTCCCGTCCGTACCGATACGGGCGATGACGGCGTCGAAATGGGGTTCTATCTGCCGTCGAAATACACGCCGAACACCGCGCCGCGGCCGACGAACTCGCAGGTGTCGCTCGCGGTCGAAGCGCCACGCTCGGTGGCGACGCGGCGCTTCTCCTGGTGGCGGCCCGACTGGCGGACGCGCCGACAGGCGTCGAAACTCTTGGATTCGCTTGCCGACAGCGACGTCGAACCCGTCGGCGAACCGTTCAGTCTCGGATACAACGACCCATCCACTCCGCCCTTCCTCCGAACCAACGAGGTCGCCGTCGACGTCGAGTGGGCGGACGCGGTGCCGACGGCGGAGGCGTCCGGTGGCGAGGACGCACCGGATCTCGGTGGCGATTAG